The Acinonyx jubatus isolate Ajub_Pintada_27869175 chromosome D1, VMU_Ajub_asm_v1.0, whole genome shotgun sequence genome includes a window with the following:
- the PATE3 gene encoding prostate and testis expressed protein 3 produces MCELEKLLIRRPPPPSPLLLHPPQSGLDNSSSFQSVPGLTPALHSPAVTPLKCLTCHLRTRTDRCRRGFGSCIAQTFESCMSLKIFQDNILQLSYMVCQKFCRDLTFDFHNRTYVHKCCRYNYCNIEI; encoded by the exons ATGTGTGAGCTGGAAAAA CTCCTCatccgccgccccccacccccgtcaccCCTACTCCTCCACCCTCCACAATCAGGTCTAGATAATTCCAGCTCCTTCCAAAGTGTCCCTGGTCTGACACCAGCTCTACACTCTCCAGCAGTGACACCCCTGAAGTGCCTAACGTGCCACCTTCGCACACGGACAGATCGCTGTAGAAGAGGCTTTGGTTCCTGTATTGCTCAGACGTTTGAGTCGTGCATGTCTTTAAAGATCTTCCAGG ATAACATTCTGCAGTTATCATATATGGTGTGTCAGAAATTCTGCAGAGACTTGACATTTGATTTCCACAATCGGACTTACGTTCATAAATGTTGCAGATACAATTATTGTAACATCGAAATCTAA
- the PATE2 gene encoding prostate and testis expressed protein 2 produces the protein MFVVFLLCIVFLVCSNKVPVEKLTGLENLLQTTSFNYLFLCLADSATACYKCKKYHLGLCYDTMKICILKHQQSCAIENLYFLTRKGRSMYYYSKLSCMTNCEDINFLSFEKRRELICCRHNNYCNLPEGV, from the exons ATGTTTGTTGTGTTTCTGCTGTGCATTGTCTTTCTGGTCTGCTCAAATAAGG TTCCCGTAGAGAAACTCACAGGCCTGGAGAATCTTCTCCAGACTACATCTTTTAAttacctttttctctgtctcGCAGACTCTGCAACAGCatgttataaatgtaaaaaatatcatCTTGGGTTATGCTATGACACCATGAAGATCTGCATCCTAAAGCACCAACAGTCCTGTGCTATTGAGAACCTTTACTTCCTTACGAGAAAAG GGAGAAGTATGTATTATTATTCCAAACTGTCATGTATGACCAACTGTGAGGACATCAACTTCTTGAGttttgagaaaagaagagagcTCATCTGTTGCAGACATAATAACTATTGCAACCTCCCTGAGGGAGTTTAA